The following are encoded together in the Coffea arabica cultivar ET-39 chromosome 1c, Coffea Arabica ET-39 HiFi, whole genome shotgun sequence genome:
- the LOC140005201 gene encoding uncharacterized protein, translated as MPAWYNPQAVCAYHSGAPGHATLDCKALKHKIQDMVEAGEIVIRKREAQGPNVNRNPLPDHVNTIGVIMDDTEYMEQVKDLAREAEVVGVTDQPFIIELPFEEDNQPFVLDLTPAESEALKPVFIEFPRQEPVLSLQQVPWNYDEPIIQIGENSATKKEVSVVTRSGRTVSPFETTIPIQAKNSEPPIKPTITEKEAVDFLKRLQRSEYNIIEKLSKSPAQITMLDLLFSSDVHRDALIDVLTKAQIPRDISVDNFSNVVGSVLFNKQIAFSDDELPTEGIGHNRALYITVRCNGKMLPKVLIDNGPWIHKSGAVPSSLHQLLKFVVNDKLITIFAEEDCLVITDSGSKEEGCRSATMSPHSTSDIVSVSWITTEEQALSKASVMMAKEMIRGGYKLDRGLGRELQGILKPVEIMEKRDTFGLGFQPTAKDIKEMKERKRSEKEGRQRVFDIPHCGATFEDSVPGKAEFPDIPEGSIPNWTAESLPVRKEFR; from the exons ATGCCCGCGTGGTATAATCCACAagctgtctgtgcttatcattctggggCCCCCGGACATGCCACCCTTGATTGCAAGGCGCTTAAGCATAAAATCCAAGATATGGTTGAAGCCGGGGAGATTGTAATCCGGAAAAGGGAGGCGCAAGGGCCGAACGTAAATAGGAACCCTTTGCCGGACCATGTTAATACCATTGGGGTCATTATGGATGACACGGAGTATATGGAACAAGTCAAAGATTTGGCAAGAGAAGCTGAGGTAGttggggtcacagaccaaccATTCATCATAGAGTTGCCATTCGAAGAAGATAACCAGCCTTTTGTCTTGGATCTCACGCCAGCAGAGAGTGAAGCTTTGAAGCCGGTATTCATCGAATTCCCGAGGCAAGAGCCTGTTTTGAGCCTGCAACAAGTGCCGTGGAATTACGATGAACCTATTATACAGATCGGGGAAAATTCAGCTACAAAGAAAGAGGTGTCAGTGGTTACCAGATCGGGGAGGACTGTAAGTCCATTTGAAACTACTATTCCGATTCAAGCAAAGAATTCCGAGCCGCCCATTAAGccaacaatcaccgagaaagaagccGTGGATTTCCTTAAACGACTCCAGAGAAGTGAATACAACATAATCGAAAAGCTAAGCAAGTCACCTGCCCAGATAACCATGTTGGATTTACTTTTCTCTTCAGACGTGCATAGGGATGCATTGATCGACGTATTAACTAAGGCTCAAATTCCGAGGGACATTtctgttgataatttttcaaacgtggTTGGGAGCGTATTATTCAACAAACAAATTGCTTTTTCTGACGATGAATTGCCGACAGAGGGCATTGGACATAATAGGGCGTTGTACATAACGGTGAGGTGCAACGGGAAAATGCTGCCGAAGGTGCTAATTGACAACGG gccatggattcacaagtctGGGGCTGTGCCATCTTCGTTGCATCAATTGCTGAAATTCGTAGTAAATGACAAGCTAATCACTATCTTTGCCGAAGAGGACTGCCTGGTAATCACCGATTCTGGATCTAAAGAGGAGGGATGTCGAAGTGCCACCATGTCCCCTCATAGCACATCCGATATAGTCTCCGTAAGTTGGATCACAACGGAGGAACAAGCTCTCTCAAAAGCAAGTGTaatgatggctaaggaaatgattCGTGGAGGATACAAATTAGACAGAGGATTGGGGCGTGAACTGCAAGGGATCCTGAAGCCAGTGGAGATTATGGAAAAAAGGGATACATTCGGTTTGGGTTTCCAACCAACCGCCAAGGACATCAAAGAGATGAAGGAGCGCAAAAGATCAGAGAAAGAGGGCAGGCAAAGGGTTTTTGACATTCCCCACTGCG gggcaacatttgaagatagtgTTCCAGGCAAAGCTGAATTTCCTGATATCCCCGAAGGATCAAttcccaattggacagccgagtcCCTGCCCGTccggaaggagtttcggtaa